In Mucilaginibacter sp. KACC 22063, the genomic stretch TTTATTAAATGATAATGCCGAAACGCGCTACCTCAACTTATTTACTGAGCAGCCAAAACTGATAAAGCAAATCCCGCTGAAATACATAGCCTCCTATATTGGCATTACACCGCAAGCTTTAAGCCGTATCAGAAAGTCAATTAGTTAACATAGGTTCATTGTTTGGGGCAGCCATGCTGGTGATATTTGTCTTAAAAAAGATGAAACCGCTAATCATATTAATAAGTGTGTTTGCCCTGTCGTTGGTGATAAATAAGCTTTTTTACGGGGGATATAACTTTAGCTTATCGGGCAAAATTGCCATGTCGGCTATGTTGCTGTTTACCGCCATAGGCCATTTTGCCTATACCAAAGGCATGACCATGATGTTGCCGTCGTTCATCCCGTACAGAACCGAGTTAGTGTACCTAACCGGCTTAATGGAAATTGCTGCGGGTGTGGCGCTGCTTTTCCCGGCGATAAGTATGGTTACAGGTTGGCTGTTAATTGTTTTTTTCGTCCTGTTGCTTCCAGCAAATATTTATGCTGCCTTTAATCATATTAATTATCAGAAAGGCAGTTTGGATGGTAGCGGAATTAACTACCTGTGGTTCAGGGTGCCGCTGCAAATACTGTTTATACTTTGGGTTTATTTCTCTGCCATTAAACGCTGAAGGTTAGTAGAGACGAGCGAAGCAGAATATTTTAAGGAATGCAGTAGTAATTTTTTATTTTTATGAGCTACCTGTAACTTATGATCTTCAGCTTTACATCGACTCCCGACTTTGATTTCATGACGTATTTTGCCCGGCACATAGGGGTAACGGTAAATGATAACCTGCTGATCATTCCCGAACATTTAGGACAGGGACATATTCGCAAAATAACATTTGGTGCAGAGTTTAAGATTACGATGCACCATTATGTATTAAAAGAAGACCTTATCATCAAACGGAATACATCAGGCCAGGGAAACGAGCTGATTACCATTTTCTTTTATAGCAATGAGCAGGCGCTGGGGATAGCTTATAATAATGATGCGCAGGTTCAATTTTCCGAACGCGACGAATCTGCCATCCAGGTTACCTCTAATGACCTCAACTCAACCATACGTTTTCCCGAAGGGCATACCATTGATTACGTGGTGATCGCCATAATGCCATCCTATTTAAAAAGCCTGCTGGCTTTAAATAAACTGAATTCCACACTGGAAACCATAACCACAACCGGGAAGACATTCCTGTTTTTTGAAAACATGACGGCGCAGGCAAAGTTGCTGCTTAAAAACCTGAACGCAGTTGACATGAGTGATGATCTTAGCCAGTTTTACATGCAGATTAAGGTGCAGGAGCTACTTTACCTGCTTTTTAAAAAGCTATCTGCACGTGAAAACATACCGCATCAAAACATTAATAATGCCGATGCTGCCAGGCTGCTTCACATCCGAAATGAGATCATCAGCGATTTAAGCACCCCACCGGTTTTGCATGAACTGGCCCAAATTGCTGCCATGAGCGAAACTAAATTAAAACAACTTTTTAAGCAATCTTTTGGCGACACCATTTATAACTATTATCAGCGGGCAAGAATGGAAGAAGCGGCCTTTTTATTAAAACAAGGCAGGCGTTCTGTTGCCGAGGCTGGTTACGAATTAGGTTTCTCTAACCTCAGCCATTTCAGCCGGTTGTTTGAAAAACATTACGGCCTTACCCCTAAAAGATTTTCTCAAGCTTAATCCTTCTGTCGTATCGGACTGATTTTACGTCCCTTCCTGCTATTATCAGCATCAGATAACGTGCACTTTTGCTATGTAAACAAAAACATACTGCAAAATGAAAAAGTTATTCTTGCCTTATAGCAAAGCCACACTACAACTAAAAAATCATGTAGTAATGGCACCAATGACCCGCAGCCGGGCAATTAACAATGTGCCAAACAACCTGATGGCTACCTATTACCATCAGCGTACAGGGGCAGGGCTAATCATCACAGAAGGAACCTCTCCAAGCCCGGAAGGTTTAGGTTATCCACGCATTCCCGGAATTTTTACCGAAGAACAGGTTGAAGGATGGAAACTGGTTACTAAAGCCGTTCACCAAGGCGGTTCAAAAATATTTCTGCAGATTATGCATACCGGCAGGGTTGCCCATAGCTCAAACTTACCGGAAGGTTATCAGGTTGTTGGCCTTTCAAATGTAAAAGCCACAGGAGAGATCTATACAGAGACTGGAATGTTTGAATATTCAGACCCTGCAGCACTTGATGCTGCAGGTATCGAAAAAATTATTAATGACCATGTAAAAGCTGCTGAAAATGCGATAGCTGCCGGTTTTGACGGTATTGAACTGCACGGTGCACATGGTTACCTTTTAGAGCAATCTTTAAATCCGCATGTAAATAACCGCACCGATAATTATGGCGGATCGATTGAAAACCGTAGCCGGTTAATTTTAGAAATTACACAAAAAATTGCAGCCGCTATAGGTGCCGATAAGGTGGGCTTGCGCATTTCGCCGTACCTGGCCACTAATGGTATGCCAACTTATGACCAGACAGAAGTACACAATACGTACATTTATTTGGCCGAAGAGATGAACCGTATAGGTATTGCATACCTGCATATCTCTAACAATCCGGGCATACCTGAAAAAACCCATCAGGCTATTCGCGAGACATTTGCTAACACCATTATTTACTGCAATGGCTTTACAGCAGAAACCGCCGAAGAAAGTTTACAGAATGGTTCTGTTGACCTTGTTGCCTTTGGCCGAAGCTTTTTAGCGAATCCAGATTTTATGAGGAGGATAGAAAAAAACGCCCCCTTAAATGAGCTG encodes the following:
- a CDS encoding alkene reductase, which produces MKKLFLPYSKATLQLKNHVVMAPMTRSRAINNVPNNLMATYYHQRTGAGLIITEGTSPSPEGLGYPRIPGIFTEEQVEGWKLVTKAVHQGGSKIFLQIMHTGRVAHSSNLPEGYQVVGLSNVKATGEIYTETGMFEYSDPAALDAAGIEKIINDHVKAAENAIAAGFDGIELHGAHGYLLEQSLNPHVNNRTDNYGGSIENRSRLILEITQKIAAAIGADKVGLRISPYLATNGMPTYDQTEVHNTYIYLAEEMNRIGIAYLHISNNPGIPEKTHQAIRETFANTIIYCNGFTAETAEESLQNGSVDLVAFGRSFLANPDFMRRIEKNAPLNELDYNTLYTPGAEGYTDYPTLD
- a CDS encoding DoxX family protein, with amino-acid sequence MKPLIILISVFALSLVINKLFYGGYNFSLSGKIAMSAMLLFTAIGHFAYTKGMTMMLPSFIPYRTELVYLTGLMEIAAGVALLFPAISMVTGWLLIVFFVLLLPANIYAAFNHINYQKGSLDGSGINYLWFRVPLQILFILWVYFSAIKR
- a CDS encoding helix-turn-helix transcriptional regulator, translated to MIFSFTSTPDFDFMTYFARHIGVTVNDNLLIIPEHLGQGHIRKITFGAEFKITMHHYVLKEDLIIKRNTSGQGNELITIFFYSNEQALGIAYNNDAQVQFSERDESAIQVTSNDLNSTIRFPEGHTIDYVVIAIMPSYLKSLLALNKLNSTLETITTTGKTFLFFENMTAQAKLLLKNLNAVDMSDDLSQFYMQIKVQELLYLLFKKLSARENIPHQNINNADAARLLHIRNEIISDLSTPPVLHELAQIAAMSETKLKQLFKQSFGDTIYNYYQRARMEEAAFLLKQGRRSVAEAGYELGFSNLSHFSRLFEKHYGLTPKRFSQA